In Methanofastidiosum sp., the following proteins share a genomic window:
- the hxlA gene encoding 3-hexulose-6-phosphate synthase — MSKIILQLALDILNLDRAISMAKEAVPGGIDWIEAGTPLIKSEGMEAIRELKHIFPDKKIIADMKTMDTGDFETEMASKAGADIVSILGASDDSTIKEAIKAAKKYNSEIMIDLINVKNKVDRAAEVQKMGAKYVCIHVGIDQQMKGENPLQDIKDVKEAVNITIATAGGLNSENIPDVVSAGADIVIVGGAITKASNLLEATKIVRKSVDLRKPIESLEFRKYKKEELIEALKKVSSSNVSDAMHRGGAMKGIHTVIPGIRMAGKALTVKTMNGDWAKAVEAIDLAEEGDILVIDANSGNIAIWGELATWSAFMRKLGGVVIDGAVRDVDDLKEIRFPVFARYEVPDAGDPKGFGEIGCEVVCGGLKVNKGDYIIGDDSGVVVIPQEEAQEIINRSLDVKEKENRIREEIKRGSTLSKVLKLKKWEKIVG, encoded by the coding sequence ATTAGTAAAATAATACTTCAACTTGCATTGGATATATTAAATCTTGACAGAGCTATTTCTATGGCAAAAGAAGCTGTTCCAGGAGGTATAGACTGGATTGAAGCTGGAACCCCCCTTATAAAAAGTGAGGGTATGGAAGCAATAAGAGAACTAAAGCACATTTTTCCTGATAAAAAAATTATAGCAGATATGAAGACCATGGATACGGGAGATTTTGAAACTGAGATGGCATCAAAAGCTGGTGCTGACATAGTCTCAATTTTAGGTGCTTCTGATGACAGCACAATTAAAGAAGCAATCAAGGCTGCAAAAAAGTATAATTCAGAAATAATGATTGATTTAATCAATGTCAAAAACAAAGTGGACAGAGCTGCTGAAGTGCAGAAAATGGGTGCAAAATATGTCTGTATTCATGTGGGTATTGATCAACAGATGAAGGGTGAAAATCCGTTACAGGATATAAAAGACGTTAAGGAAGCTGTGAACATTACTATTGCAACTGCAGGAGGATTAAACTCTGAAAATATACCGGACGTAGTTTCCGCTGGCGCTGATATAGTCATAGTAGGCGGTGCAATTACCAAAGCTTCTAATCTATTAGAGGCTACAAAAATAGTAAGAAAGAGCGTTGATCTCAGAAAACCGATTGAAAGTTTAGAGTTTAGAAAATATAAAAAAGAAGAACTTATTGAAGCTCTAAAAAAAGTTTCTTCTTCAAATGTATCGGATGCCATGCACAGAGGAGGCGCAATGAAGGGCATACATACAGTCATTCCCGGAATCAGAATGGCAGGAAAAGCCTTGACAGTTAAGACTATGAATGGAGACTGGGCAAAAGCTGTTGAAGCAATTGATCTAGCAGAAGAAGGAGATATTCTTGTGATAGACGCCAATTCTGGCAATATTGCTATCTGGGGAGAGCTTGCAACTTGGAGTGCATTCATGAGAAAACTTGGTGGCGTTGTAATAGATGGCGCTGTAAGGGATGTAGATGACCTCAAAGAAATACGTTTTCCCGTATTCGCAAGATATGAGGTTCCAGATGCAGGAGATCCTAAAGGTTTTGGAGAAATAGGTTGCGAAGTTGTATGTGGTGGACTTAAAGTAAACAAAGGAGACTATATAATTGGAGATGACAGTGGCGTCGTAGTGATACCTCAAGAAGAGGCACAAGAAATAATAAATAGAAGTCTTGACGTAAAGGAAAAGGAGAATAGAATCAGAGAAGAGATAAAGAGAGGCTCAACACTTTCAAAAGTACTAAAACTTAAAAAATGGGAAAAGATTGTTGGCTAA
- the coaBC gene encoding bifunctional phosphopantothenoylcysteine decarboxylase/phosphopantothenate--cysteine ligase CoaBC, producing the protein MMMHRKSIKGTKSKKLEGKGIVLGITGSIAAVESVKLSRELMRHGAEVYAVMSGDAKKIIHPYALEFATGNPVVDEITGKIEHVSYAGEHDKKCDLILIAPSTANTISKIASGIDDTPVTTVVSTGFGKIPIVIVPAMHSSMYKNPIILENIEKLKKYGIEFLTPKFEENKAKLPEIDDIVTAVIKKLYTKDFQGKKVLVTAGPTIEKIDDVRFITNKSTGLMGIKIAEEFELRGADVTLILGPTQLNSYVKTYNVETYEEMFNAVMSNKEVDIAVFAAATSDFHVDNPSSGKVSSDQSFNLTLTPNKKIIEEFSKCSKSFIVGFKAEHNVSEDQLIKKAYDRLQSSNMDLIVANHVGKEMRGFESKTNEVYIIDKTKKIAHLPLEKKEKLAEKILDIIKKYIN; encoded by the coding sequence ATGATGATGCATAGAAAATCGATAAAAGGAACTAAATCAAAAAAATTAGAGGGTAAAGGTATAGTATTGGGAATTACAGGAAGTATAGCGGCAGTTGAGTCTGTTAAACTTTCTAGAGAGCTCATGAGACACGGAGCAGAAGTATACGCAGTAATGAGCGGAGATGCAAAAAAGATAATTCACCCATATGCTCTTGAATTCGCAACTGGAAATCCAGTTGTAGATGAAATTACAGGAAAAATAGAGCATGTTTCCTATGCGGGAGAGCATGATAAAAAGTGTGATCTAATACTGATTGCACCGTCAACAGCAAATACAATTTCAAAAATAGCATCGGGAATTGATGATACCCCAGTCACAACTGTCGTGTCCACTGGATTTGGAAAGATACCAATTGTTATAGTTCCTGCTATGCATAGCTCAATGTATAAGAACCCTATAATTTTAGAAAATATTGAAAAACTAAAGAAATATGGCATTGAATTCTTGACACCAAAGTTTGAAGAAAATAAAGCAAAACTCCCTGAAATTGATGATATTGTAACTGCAGTAATTAAAAAACTGTATACTAAAGATTTTCAAGGTAAAAAGGTATTGGTGACAGCAGGCCCCACAATTGAGAAGATTGACGACGTGAGATTTATCACAAATAAAAGCACTGGATTAATGGGCATAAAAATTGCAGAAGAATTTGAACTTAGGGGTGCCGATGTAACCTTAATTTTAGGGCCAACACAGTTGAACTCTTATGTTAAGACTTACAATGTAGAAACTTATGAAGAGATGTTCAACGCTGTAATGTCAAATAAAGAAGTCGACATAGCTGTTTTTGCAGCGGCAACTTCTGATTTTCATGTTGATAACCCTTCTTCTGGGAAGGTATCTTCTGATCAATCTTTTAATTTAACCTTAACTCCAAATAAGAAGATAATAGAAGAATTTTCAAAATGCTCAAAATCATTTATAGTTGGATTTAAAGCAGAACACAATGTTTCAGAAGACCAACTCATAAAAAAGGCCTATGATAGGCTTCAAAGTTCCAATATGGATTTGATTGTTGCAAATCATGTTGGTAAAGAGATGAGGGGATTTGAATCCAAAACAAATGAAGTCTATATTATTGATAAGACAAAAAAGATAGCCCATTTACCTCTAGAGAAAAAAGAAAAACTTGCAGAAAAAATTTTAGATATAATAAAGAAATATATAAATTAA
- a CDS encoding MMPL family transporter: MPNYDKLIKDFSELHGKYPKRFLILSFIITIILGAGISLIKIEQGDDMSQLPNDIEEIQVFMKMEDKFERYNSIIVVINSENVFSPDVLREAYLLNQELINVYGIEDSSFDIGLEDIYLPKEELKNRIEVSDSLGYMVIRLSVLKGVDDIVVYDDVKSIISKTTLNVQAGGDIAMNRELTNIILPEMSKISTFGMIGVLLCVILTFRSIRYGIMPLICVGVGIVWMMGISGFAGISLSSELVGVISMMAGIGIDFAIQTINRYNLERTPIIVEKIIRTLEGVVEPIVVSSIVAGFGFIAMLAGSLSILDTMGKMLFIGVFSCMGVTLIFLPSFLVIQEKVFQDTKNLIKRKMEVYYEKD; encoded by the coding sequence ATGCCAAATTACGATAAATTGATAAAAGATTTTTCAGAACTGCATGGGAAATATCCCAAGAGATTCCTAATATTATCATTTATAATAACTATAATTTTAGGTGCGGGTATCTCTCTCATCAAAATAGAGCAAGGAGACGATATGTCACAGCTACCTAATGACATTGAAGAGATACAAGTATTCATGAAAATGGAAGATAAGTTTGAAAGATATAATTCAATTATAGTTGTAATCAACTCGGAAAACGTATTCTCTCCGGACGTATTGAGAGAAGCATATCTTTTGAATCAAGAGTTAATAAATGTCTATGGAATTGAAGATTCTTCCTTTGACATTGGACTTGAAGATATCTATTTGCCAAAAGAAGAATTAAAAAACAGAATTGAAGTTTCAGATAGCCTTGGGTATATGGTGATAAGACTTAGCGTTTTGAAAGGTGTAGATGATATCGTGGTGTATGATGATGTAAAATCTATTATATCAAAAACTACATTGAACGTTCAAGCAGGCGGAGATATAGCAATGAATAGGGAACTCACGAATATAATTCTGCCTGAGATGTCAAAGATATCAACATTTGGTATGATAGGAGTCTTATTGTGCGTTATTCTAACATTCAGATCAATAAGGTATGGTATAATGCCTTTAATATGTGTAGGAGTTGGTATAGTATGGATGATGGGAATATCCGGATTTGCAGGGATATCATTAAGTTCTGAACTTGTCGGCGTTATTTCAATGATGGCAGGTATCGGGATAGACTTTGCGATACAGACTATAAACAGATATAACCTTGAAAGAACGCCAATAATTGTTGAAAAGATAATTAGGACTCTTGAAGGAGTCGTTGAACCGATTGTTGTATCATCTATTGTTGCGGGATTTGGATTTATTGCAATGTTAGCTGGATCTTTATCCATACTGGATACAATGGGAAAGATGTTATTCATTGGAGTTTTCAGTTGCATGGGGGTAACGCTTATATTCTTGCCCTCCTTTTTGGTAATTCAAGAAAAAGTATTTCAAGATACGAAAAATTTAATTAAGAGAAAGATGGAGGTATATTATGAAAAAGATTAA
- a CDS encoding MMPL family transporter gives MRELKDTLFGKLALIEYKYSKIIVISMVLITVFLSFGALNLRFESDFMKELPQNFDVIRTQNIINSEFGEEEGIIILLETNFDVVNDIRNKESLESIYELENRLKSRPEIIDVIGPGTVYYSIFRGIPSDDATLREVAKTMPGLISKDYTSAIVMVKMGGVRGEEEIQTAIDIVNEETEKVELYGLNYTITGSPVLNKTILRILREDSLKTMAISAIIVFILLTLILRFKSFFVIIPLICGILWTAGILSYIGIPISLVTASVGAIVIGLGAEYGIFMVLRYNEESKKGKPNQERIVAMVAGVGRGTIGSSSTTVAGFMALALSSMPMMVHLGTALSLGIISCLVGALVFLPSIMALREW, from the coding sequence ATGAGAGAACTTAAAGATACTCTTTTTGGCAAACTTGCACTAATTGAATACAAATACAGTAAAATCATCGTTATTTCAATGGTACTAATCACTGTTTTCCTATCATTTGGCGCCTTAAATTTACGTTTTGAATCTGACTTTATGAAAGAATTACCTCAAAACTTTGATGTTATAAGAACTCAAAATATAATTAACAGTGAATTTGGTGAAGAGGAAGGAATAATAATACTCTTGGAAACTAATTTTGATGTTGTAAATGACATAAGGAATAAAGAAAGCCTTGAGAGCATATATGAGTTAGAAAACAGATTAAAATCTAGGCCTGAAATAATTGATGTGATAGGCCCCGGAACAGTCTATTATTCTATCTTTAGAGGCATACCTTCAGACGATGCAACTTTAAGAGAGGTTGCAAAAACTATGCCAGGATTGATATCTAAAGATTATACTTCAGCAATTGTAATGGTAAAAATGGGAGGAGTAAGAGGGGAAGAAGAGATTCAAACTGCTATTGACATAGTAAATGAAGAAACTGAAAAAGTCGAGTTGTATGGACTTAATTATACTATAACAGGTTCCCCTGTACTGAATAAAACTATCCTCAGAATTTTGAGAGAAGACTCATTAAAAACTATGGCAATATCTGCAATTATAGTATTTATTTTACTGACTTTGATATTGAGATTCAAATCATTCTTTGTTATAATCCCCCTCATTTGTGGAATTTTATGGACCGCAGGTATTTTATCCTATATTGGGATACCAATAAGCCTAGTTACAGCAAGTGTTGGAGCTATTGTTATTGGTTTGGGCGCAGAATACGGGATATTCATGGTATTGCGTTACAACGAGGAATCTAAGAAAGGTAAACCCAATCAAGAAAGAATAGTTGCCATGGTTGCAGGGGTTGGTAGAGGAACTATAGGCTCTAGTTCAACAACCGTTGCTGGATTTATGGCACTGGCCCTTTCCTCCATGCCAATGATGGTCCATCTAGGAACTGCCTTATCATTAGGGATTATAAGCTGCCTTGTTGGGGCATTGGTATTCTTGCCTTCAATTATGGCTTTGAGGGAGTGGTAG
- a CDS encoding PadR family transcriptional regulator — protein MTFVRFHKSFHYFQIQIDTFILWLFSKKELCGYDIIKEFESRSKEAWKPSPALIYPKIMLMASEGLIKETNKGSRGKKFYKITPKGDIKLNEKMGSLKEDLLYYEDFLKEVFEV, from the coding sequence ATGACATTTGTACGATTTCATAAAAGTTTTCATTATTTTCAAATTCAAATTGATACATTTATCCTTTGGTTGTTTAGTAAGAAGGAACTATGTGGTTACGATATCATAAAAGAGTTTGAAAGTAGATCAAAAGAAGCCTGGAAACCTTCTCCGGCATTAATTTATCCTAAAATAATGTTGATGGCATCTGAAGGGTTAATTAAAGAAACAAATAAAGGTTCAAGAGGTAAAAAATTTTATAAAATTACTCCGAAAGGAGATATAAAGCTAAATGAGAAAATGGGTAGCTTAAAAGAAGACCTCCTTTATTATGAAGATTTTTTAAAGGAAGTTTTTGAGGTGTAG
- a CDS encoding phosphopantothenate/pantothenate synthetase — protein MKVPKSHPRYESLVLREKVKDCLKEGIISEVGIAAHGRGEAFDYFIGETTTEEANKAIKAAAIILCRAANPVISVNGNIACLVPNEIVELSKIVPLKIEINLFYRTYERETKIKKRLEQHGATNILGVGENANKSIPGLDSLRGKVSNEGIFSSDAVIVPLEDGDRALALKKMGKKIIAIDLNPLSRTSLCADITIVDNVVRAIPKLIEEIKKIKKTDNVDELIFDNGDNIKRSIQIMKDNLIHWEEKMSKR, from the coding sequence ATGAAAGTGCCAAAAAGTCACCCCCGTTACGAATCCCTTGTATTAAGAGAAAAGGTAAAAGATTGCCTTAAAGAGGGAATTATTTCGGAAGTTGGAATTGCAGCTCATGGTAGAGGAGAAGCTTTTGATTACTTTATAGGGGAAACAACTACAGAAGAGGCGAACAAAGCCATTAAAGCTGCGGCCATAATATTATGCAGAGCTGCTAATCCAGTGATATCGGTAAATGGAAATATTGCTTGTCTTGTTCCAAATGAGATTGTTGAGTTATCAAAAATTGTTCCTTTGAAAATAGAAATCAATCTTTTTTATAGAACTTATGAAAGAGAAACTAAGATTAAAAAAAGACTTGAGCAGCATGGGGCAACTAATATTTTAGGTGTTGGAGAAAATGCTAATAAATCGATACCCGGACTTGACTCACTTAGGGGGAAAGTTTCAAATGAAGGCATTTTTTCTTCTGATGCTGTAATTGTTCCTTTAGAGGATGGAGACAGAGCACTGGCCCTTAAGAAAATGGGAAAGAAGATTATTGCAATCGACCTAAATCCACTTTCAAGAACTTCTTTATGTGCGGACATAACAATAGTTGACAATGTAGTTAGAGCTATTCCAAAACTTATTGAAGAGATTAAAAAAATTAAGAAAACAGATAATGTAGACGAGTTAATATTTGACAATGGAGATAATATTAAGAGGTCTATTCAGATTATGAAAGATAATCTTATTCATTGGGAAGAAAAAATGAGTAAAAGGTGA